The proteins below come from a single Clarias gariepinus isolate MV-2021 ecotype Netherlands chromosome 17, CGAR_prim_01v2, whole genome shotgun sequence genomic window:
- the picalma gene encoding phosphatidylinositol binding clathrin assembly protein a isoform X5: MSGQSITDRITAAQHSVTGSAVSKTVCKATTHEVMGPKKKHLDYLIQCTNEMNVNIPQLADTLFERTTNTSWVVVFKSLITTHHLMVYGNERFIQYLASRNTLFNLSNFLDKSGLQGYDMSTFIRRYSRYLNEKAVSYRQVAFDFTKVKRGADGVMRTMNTEKLLKTLPIIQNQMDSLLDFNVNANELTNGVINAAFMLLFKDAIRLFAAYNEGIINLLEKYFDMKKAQCKEGLDIYKKFLTRMTRISEFLKVAEQVGIDRGDIPDLSQAPSSLLDALEQHLASLEGKKVKDSTAASRASTLSNAVSSLANTGISFTKVDEREKQVALEEEQARLRTLKEQRLKELSKKPSTSSTTAASPVSTASGSIITAPAIDLFSTPSSTNSASKVPNDLLDLQPAFQPSLSLPTALPVANSWGDPFTSSESVDDSIPNFNPFLSKPVDAVPPPPLSSDAVSFPSRTPSHEMFSDSFCSSAPYSKTSLFHSEPSAVAGLFGGFSASPIPQPASSSGLSVDFDSVFGNKSTVNSTDAAGGILKPTVTSPSQGMPPIAELSGKLVSDDLESSLANLVGNLDIGNGTTKNDIYWSQPGEKKLTGGTNWQPKTAPTTTWNPASMAPSVMAFPATTPTGMMGYVMPAQMAPVTMMTQPTMMYTQPVMRPANPFGAQPSTASSPSSQSPLRPPGQDPFAQLSLKEFL; this comes from the exons ATCTGATTCAGTGCACAAATGAGATGAATGTGAACATCCCTCAACTGGCAGACACGCTGTTCGAGCGTACCACCAACACCAGCTGGGTGGTCGTCTTCAAATCCCTCATCACTACACACCACCTCATGGTCTACGGCAACGAG AGATTTATTCAGTACCTGGCTTCCAGGAACACATTATTCAACCTCAGTAATTTTTTGGACAAAAGTGGTTTACAAG GCTATGATATGTCTACTTTCATTCGGCGGTATAGCCGTTATCTTAATGAAAAGGCTGTGTCCTACAGGCAGGTTGCATTCGACTTCACTAAAGTGAAGAGGGG GGCAGATGGTGTTATGAGAACCATGAACACAGAGAAGCTGCTGAAGACTCTCCCCATCATCCAGAATCAGATGGACTCGCTTCTTGACTtcaat GTAAATGCAAACGAGCTCACAAATGGAGTCATCAATGCCGCCTTCATGCTCTTGTTTAAAGACGCCATCCGGCTGTTTGCTGCCTACAATGAAGGGATCATCAACTTGCTCG AGAAGTACTTTGATATGAAGAAAGCCCAGTGTAAAGAAGGACTTGACATCTACAAGAAATTCCTCACCCGTATGACGAGAATCTCAGAGTTCCTCAAAGTTGCCGAG CAAGTGGGCATTGACCGAGGCGATATACCAGACTTGTCTCAG GCTCCCAGTAGTCTCCTGGATGCACTGGAGCAGCACTTGGCATCACTAGAGGGAAAAAAGGTTAAGGACTCGACGGCAGCCAGCAG ggCCAGCACACTGTCCAACGCTGTCTCCTCTCTGGCAAACACGGGCATATCTTTCACCAAAGTGGATGAGAGGGAAAAGCAGGTAGCCCTAGAGGAGGAACAAGCTCGCTTAAGAACGCTTAAG GAGCAGCGCCTGAAAGAACTCTCCAAAAAGCCTTCCACATCCTCAACCACAGCAGCCTCTCCTGTATCTACAGCCTCTGGCAGCATCATCACTGCTCCAGCAATTGACCTGTTCTCTACACCCAGCTCCACCAACAG TGCTTCAAAGGTGCCAAATGATCTGCTAGATCTGCAGCCAGCATTCCAGCCGTCTCTGTCTCTTCCAACTGCTCTGCCTGTAGCTAACTCATGGGGAG ATCCTTTCACTTCTTCAGAGAGTGTCGATGACTCCATTCCAAACTTTAATCCTTTCCTTTCCAAACCTGTCGATGCTGTTCCTCCACCTCCTCTGTCTTCAGATGCTGTTAGTTTTCCTTCTAGGACTCCCAGTCATGAAATGTTTAGTG ACTCGTTCTGCTCCTCGGCCCCCTACTCTAAGACCTCACTGTTCCACTCCGAGCCTTCCGCAGTAGCTGGACTATTTGGAG GGTTTTCAGCATCTCCCATCCCTCAACCAGCCAGCTCTTCTGGCCTTAGCGTTGACTTTGACTCTGTGTTCGGCAATAAATCCACTGTTAACAGCACAGACGCTGCTG GTGGTATCCTGAAACCAACAGTAACTTCTCCGAGCCAGGGCATGCCACCCATTGCCGAACTGTCTGGCAAACTTGTGTCTGATGACCTTGAATCCTCTCTGGCCAACCTTGTGGGCA atctgGATATTGGAAATGGCACAACAAAAAA TGACATTTACTGGAGTCAGCCTGGTGAGAAGAAATTAACAGGTGGAACCAACTGGCAACCAAAGACAGCTCCAACCACAACATGGAACCCTGCCAGTATG GCACCGTCTGTCATGGCTTTCCCTGCCACAACACCCACGGGCATGATGGGATATGTAATG CCGGCACAGATGGCTCCAGTGACCATGATGACGCAACCTACCATGATGTACACACAGCCTGTGATGAGGCCAGCTAACCCTTTTGGAGCACAG CCCTCAACTGCCTCTAGTCCCTCCAGTCAGAGTCCTCTCAGGCCTCCAGGACAGGACCCCTTTGCACAGCTTTCCCTAAAGGAATTCCTTTAG
- the picalma gene encoding phosphatidylinositol binding clathrin assembly protein a isoform X9: MSGQSITDRITAAQHSVTGSAVSKTVCKATTHEVMGPKKKHLDYLIQCTNEMNVNIPQLADTLFERTTNTSWVVVFKSLITTHHLMVYGNERFIQYLASRNTLFNLSNFLDKSGLQGYDMSTFIRRYSRYLNEKAVSYRQVAFDFTKVKRGADGVMRTMNTEKLLKTLPIIQNQMDSLLDFNVNANELTNGVINAAFMLLFKDAIRLFAAYNEGIINLLEKYFDMKKAQCKEGLDIYKKFLTRMTRISEFLKVAEQVGIDRGDIPDLSQAPSSLLDALEQHLASLEGKKVKDSTAASRASTLSNAVSSLANTGISFTKVDEREKQVALEEEQARLRTLKEQRLKELSKKPSTSSTTAASPVSTASGSIITAPAIDLFSTPSSTNSASKVPNDLLDLQPAFQPSLSLPTALPVANSWGGFSASPIPQPASSSGLSVDFDSVFGNKSTVNSTDAADDVLGGILKPTVTSPSQGMPPIAELSGKLVSDDLESSLANLVGNLDIGNGTTKNDIYWSQPGEKKLTGGTNWQPKTAPTTTWNPASMNGMHFPQYAPSVMAFPATTPTGMMGYVMPAQMAPVTMMTQPTMMYTQPVMRPANPFGAQPSTASSPSSQSPLRPPGQDPFAQLSLKEFL; this comes from the exons ATCTGATTCAGTGCACAAATGAGATGAATGTGAACATCCCTCAACTGGCAGACACGCTGTTCGAGCGTACCACCAACACCAGCTGGGTGGTCGTCTTCAAATCCCTCATCACTACACACCACCTCATGGTCTACGGCAACGAG AGATTTATTCAGTACCTGGCTTCCAGGAACACATTATTCAACCTCAGTAATTTTTTGGACAAAAGTGGTTTACAAG GCTATGATATGTCTACTTTCATTCGGCGGTATAGCCGTTATCTTAATGAAAAGGCTGTGTCCTACAGGCAGGTTGCATTCGACTTCACTAAAGTGAAGAGGGG GGCAGATGGTGTTATGAGAACCATGAACACAGAGAAGCTGCTGAAGACTCTCCCCATCATCCAGAATCAGATGGACTCGCTTCTTGACTtcaat GTAAATGCAAACGAGCTCACAAATGGAGTCATCAATGCCGCCTTCATGCTCTTGTTTAAAGACGCCATCCGGCTGTTTGCTGCCTACAATGAAGGGATCATCAACTTGCTCG AGAAGTACTTTGATATGAAGAAAGCCCAGTGTAAAGAAGGACTTGACATCTACAAGAAATTCCTCACCCGTATGACGAGAATCTCAGAGTTCCTCAAAGTTGCCGAG CAAGTGGGCATTGACCGAGGCGATATACCAGACTTGTCTCAG GCTCCCAGTAGTCTCCTGGATGCACTGGAGCAGCACTTGGCATCACTAGAGGGAAAAAAGGTTAAGGACTCGACGGCAGCCAGCAG ggCCAGCACACTGTCCAACGCTGTCTCCTCTCTGGCAAACACGGGCATATCTTTCACCAAAGTGGATGAGAGGGAAAAGCAGGTAGCCCTAGAGGAGGAACAAGCTCGCTTAAGAACGCTTAAG GAGCAGCGCCTGAAAGAACTCTCCAAAAAGCCTTCCACATCCTCAACCACAGCAGCCTCTCCTGTATCTACAGCCTCTGGCAGCATCATCACTGCTCCAGCAATTGACCTGTTCTCTACACCCAGCTCCACCAACAG TGCTTCAAAGGTGCCAAATGATCTGCTAGATCTGCAGCCAGCATTCCAGCCGTCTCTGTCTCTTCCAACTGCTCTGCCTGTAGCTAACTCATGGGGAG GGTTTTCAGCATCTCCCATCCCTCAACCAGCCAGCTCTTCTGGCCTTAGCGTTGACTTTGACTCTGTGTTCGGCAATAAATCCACTGTTAACAGCACAGACGCTGCTG ATGATGTTTTAGGTGGTATCCTGAAACCAACAGTAACTTCTCCGAGCCAGGGCATGCCACCCATTGCCGAACTGTCTGGCAAACTTGTGTCTGATGACCTTGAATCCTCTCTGGCCAACCTTGTGGGCA atctgGATATTGGAAATGGCACAACAAAAAA TGACATTTACTGGAGTCAGCCTGGTGAGAAGAAATTAACAGGTGGAACCAACTGGCAACCAAAGACAGCTCCAACCACAACATGGAACCCTGCCAGTATG AATGGCATGCATTTCCCACAATAC GCACCGTCTGTCATGGCTTTCCCTGCCACAACACCCACGGGCATGATGGGATATGTAATG CCGGCACAGATGGCTCCAGTGACCATGATGACGCAACCTACCATGATGTACACACAGCCTGTGATGAGGCCAGCTAACCCTTTTGGAGCACAG CCCTCAACTGCCTCTAGTCCCTCCAGTCAGAGTCCTCTCAGGCCTCCAGGACAGGACCCCTTTGCACAGCTTTCCCTAAAGGAATTCCTTTAG
- the picalma gene encoding phosphatidylinositol binding clathrin assembly protein a isoform X10 — MSGQSITDRITAAQHSVTGSAVSKTVCKATTHEVMGPKKKHLDYLIQCTNEMNVNIPQLADTLFERTTNTSWVVVFKSLITTHHLMVYGNERFIQYLASRNTLFNLSNFLDKSGLQGYDMSTFIRRYSRYLNEKAVSYRQVAFDFTKVKRGADGVMRTMNTEKLLKTLPIIQNQMDSLLDFNVNANELTNGVINAAFMLLFKDAIRLFAAYNEGIINLLEKYFDMKKAQCKEGLDIYKKFLTRMTRISEFLKVAEQVGIDRGDIPDLSQAPSSLLDALEQHLASLEGKKVKDSTAASRASTLSNAVSSLANTGISFTKVDEREKQVALEEEQARLRTLKEQRLKELSKKPSTSSTTAASPVSTASGSIITAPAIDLFSTPSSTNSASKVPNDLLDLQPAFQPSLSLPTALPVANSWGGFSASPIPQPASSSGLSVDFDSVFGNKSTVNSTDAAGGILKPTVTSPSQGMPPIAELSGKLVSDDLESSLANLVGNLDIGNGTTKNDIYWSQPGEKKLTGGTNWQPKTAPTTTWNPASMNGMHFPQYAPSVMAFPATTPTGMMGYVMPAQMAPVTMMTQPTMMYTQPVMRPANPFGAQPSTASSPSSQSPLRPPGQDPFAQLSLKEFL, encoded by the exons ATCTGATTCAGTGCACAAATGAGATGAATGTGAACATCCCTCAACTGGCAGACACGCTGTTCGAGCGTACCACCAACACCAGCTGGGTGGTCGTCTTCAAATCCCTCATCACTACACACCACCTCATGGTCTACGGCAACGAG AGATTTATTCAGTACCTGGCTTCCAGGAACACATTATTCAACCTCAGTAATTTTTTGGACAAAAGTGGTTTACAAG GCTATGATATGTCTACTTTCATTCGGCGGTATAGCCGTTATCTTAATGAAAAGGCTGTGTCCTACAGGCAGGTTGCATTCGACTTCACTAAAGTGAAGAGGGG GGCAGATGGTGTTATGAGAACCATGAACACAGAGAAGCTGCTGAAGACTCTCCCCATCATCCAGAATCAGATGGACTCGCTTCTTGACTtcaat GTAAATGCAAACGAGCTCACAAATGGAGTCATCAATGCCGCCTTCATGCTCTTGTTTAAAGACGCCATCCGGCTGTTTGCTGCCTACAATGAAGGGATCATCAACTTGCTCG AGAAGTACTTTGATATGAAGAAAGCCCAGTGTAAAGAAGGACTTGACATCTACAAGAAATTCCTCACCCGTATGACGAGAATCTCAGAGTTCCTCAAAGTTGCCGAG CAAGTGGGCATTGACCGAGGCGATATACCAGACTTGTCTCAG GCTCCCAGTAGTCTCCTGGATGCACTGGAGCAGCACTTGGCATCACTAGAGGGAAAAAAGGTTAAGGACTCGACGGCAGCCAGCAG ggCCAGCACACTGTCCAACGCTGTCTCCTCTCTGGCAAACACGGGCATATCTTTCACCAAAGTGGATGAGAGGGAAAAGCAGGTAGCCCTAGAGGAGGAACAAGCTCGCTTAAGAACGCTTAAG GAGCAGCGCCTGAAAGAACTCTCCAAAAAGCCTTCCACATCCTCAACCACAGCAGCCTCTCCTGTATCTACAGCCTCTGGCAGCATCATCACTGCTCCAGCAATTGACCTGTTCTCTACACCCAGCTCCACCAACAG TGCTTCAAAGGTGCCAAATGATCTGCTAGATCTGCAGCCAGCATTCCAGCCGTCTCTGTCTCTTCCAACTGCTCTGCCTGTAGCTAACTCATGGGGAG GGTTTTCAGCATCTCCCATCCCTCAACCAGCCAGCTCTTCTGGCCTTAGCGTTGACTTTGACTCTGTGTTCGGCAATAAATCCACTGTTAACAGCACAGACGCTGCTG GTGGTATCCTGAAACCAACAGTAACTTCTCCGAGCCAGGGCATGCCACCCATTGCCGAACTGTCTGGCAAACTTGTGTCTGATGACCTTGAATCCTCTCTGGCCAACCTTGTGGGCA atctgGATATTGGAAATGGCACAACAAAAAA TGACATTTACTGGAGTCAGCCTGGTGAGAAGAAATTAACAGGTGGAACCAACTGGCAACCAAAGACAGCTCCAACCACAACATGGAACCCTGCCAGTATG AATGGCATGCATTTCCCACAATAC GCACCGTCTGTCATGGCTTTCCCTGCCACAACACCCACGGGCATGATGGGATATGTAATG CCGGCACAGATGGCTCCAGTGACCATGATGACGCAACCTACCATGATGTACACACAGCCTGTGATGAGGCCAGCTAACCCTTTTGGAGCACAG CCCTCAACTGCCTCTAGTCCCTCCAGTCAGAGTCCTCTCAGGCCTCCAGGACAGGACCCCTTTGCACAGCTTTCCCTAAAGGAATTCCTTTAG
- the picalma gene encoding phosphatidylinositol binding clathrin assembly protein a isoform X15: protein MSGQSITDRITAAQHSVTGSAVSKTVCKATTHEVMGPKKKHLDYLIQCTNEMNVNIPQLADTLFERTTNTSWVVVFKSLITTHHLMVYGNERFIQYLASRNTLFNLSNFLDKSGLQGYDMSTFIRRYSRYLNEKAVSYRQVAFDFTKVKRGADGVMRTMNTEKLLKTLPIIQNQMDSLLDFNVNANELTNGVINAAFMLLFKDAIRLFAAYNEGIINLLEKYFDMKKAQCKEGLDIYKKFLTRMTRISEFLKVAEQVGIDRGDIPDLSQAPSSLLDALEQHLASLEGKKVKDSTAASRASTLSNAVSSLANTGISFTKVDEREKQVALEEEQARLRTLKEQRLKELSKKPSTSSTTAASPVSTASGSIITAPAIDLFSTPSSTNSASKVPNDLLDLQPAFQPSLSLPTALPVANSWGGFSASPIPQPASSSGLSVDFDSVFGNKSTVNSTDAAVTSPSQGMPPIAELSGKLVSDDLESSLANLVGNLDIGNGTTKK from the exons ATCTGATTCAGTGCACAAATGAGATGAATGTGAACATCCCTCAACTGGCAGACACGCTGTTCGAGCGTACCACCAACACCAGCTGGGTGGTCGTCTTCAAATCCCTCATCACTACACACCACCTCATGGTCTACGGCAACGAG AGATTTATTCAGTACCTGGCTTCCAGGAACACATTATTCAACCTCAGTAATTTTTTGGACAAAAGTGGTTTACAAG GCTATGATATGTCTACTTTCATTCGGCGGTATAGCCGTTATCTTAATGAAAAGGCTGTGTCCTACAGGCAGGTTGCATTCGACTTCACTAAAGTGAAGAGGGG GGCAGATGGTGTTATGAGAACCATGAACACAGAGAAGCTGCTGAAGACTCTCCCCATCATCCAGAATCAGATGGACTCGCTTCTTGACTtcaat GTAAATGCAAACGAGCTCACAAATGGAGTCATCAATGCCGCCTTCATGCTCTTGTTTAAAGACGCCATCCGGCTGTTTGCTGCCTACAATGAAGGGATCATCAACTTGCTCG AGAAGTACTTTGATATGAAGAAAGCCCAGTGTAAAGAAGGACTTGACATCTACAAGAAATTCCTCACCCGTATGACGAGAATCTCAGAGTTCCTCAAAGTTGCCGAG CAAGTGGGCATTGACCGAGGCGATATACCAGACTTGTCTCAG GCTCCCAGTAGTCTCCTGGATGCACTGGAGCAGCACTTGGCATCACTAGAGGGAAAAAAGGTTAAGGACTCGACGGCAGCCAGCAG ggCCAGCACACTGTCCAACGCTGTCTCCTCTCTGGCAAACACGGGCATATCTTTCACCAAAGTGGATGAGAGGGAAAAGCAGGTAGCCCTAGAGGAGGAACAAGCTCGCTTAAGAACGCTTAAG GAGCAGCGCCTGAAAGAACTCTCCAAAAAGCCTTCCACATCCTCAACCACAGCAGCCTCTCCTGTATCTACAGCCTCTGGCAGCATCATCACTGCTCCAGCAATTGACCTGTTCTCTACACCCAGCTCCACCAACAG TGCTTCAAAGGTGCCAAATGATCTGCTAGATCTGCAGCCAGCATTCCAGCCGTCTCTGTCTCTTCCAACTGCTCTGCCTGTAGCTAACTCATGGGGAG GGTTTTCAGCATCTCCCATCCCTCAACCAGCCAGCTCTTCTGGCCTTAGCGTTGACTTTGACTCTGTGTTCGGCAATAAATCCACTGTTAACAGCACAGACGCTGCTG TAACTTCTCCGAGCCAGGGCATGCCACCCATTGCCGAACTGTCTGGCAAACTTGTGTCTGATGACCTTGAATCCTCTCTGGCCAACCTTGTGGGCA atctgGATATTGGAAATGGCACAACAAAAAAGTAA
- the picalma gene encoding phosphatidylinositol binding clathrin assembly protein a isoform X8 produces the protein MSGQSITDRITAAQHSVTGSAVSKTVCKATTHEVMGPKKKHLDYLIQCTNEMNVNIPQLADTLFERTTNTSWVVVFKSLITTHHLMVYGNERFIQYLASRNTLFNLSNFLDKSGLQGYDMSTFIRRYSRYLNEKAVSYRQVAFDFTKVKRGADGVMRTMNTEKLLKTLPIIQNQMDSLLDFNVNANELTNGVINAAFMLLFKDAIRLFAAYNEGIINLLEKYFDMKKAQCKEGLDIYKKFLTRMTRISEFLKVAEQVGIDRGDIPDLSQAPSSLLDALEQHLASLEGKKVKDSTAASRASTLSNAVSSLANTGISFTKVDEREKQVALEEEQARLRTLKEQRLKELSKKPSTSSTTAASPVSTASGSIITAPAIDLFSTPSSTNSASKVPNDLLDLQPAFQPSLSLPTALPVANSWGDPFTSSESVDDSIPNFNPFLSKPVDAVPPPPLSSDAVSFPSRTPSHEMFSDSFCSSAPYSKTSLFHSEPSAVAGLFGGFSASPIPQPASSSGLSVDFDSVFGNKSTVNSTDAADDVLGGILKPTVTSPSQGMPPIAELSGKLVSDDLESSLANLVGNLDIGNGTTKNDIYWSQPGEKKLTGGTNWQPKTAPTTTWNPASMAPSVMAFPATTPTGMMGYVMPAQMAPVTMMTQPTMMYTQPVMRPANPFGAQMQFM, from the exons ATCTGATTCAGTGCACAAATGAGATGAATGTGAACATCCCTCAACTGGCAGACACGCTGTTCGAGCGTACCACCAACACCAGCTGGGTGGTCGTCTTCAAATCCCTCATCACTACACACCACCTCATGGTCTACGGCAACGAG AGATTTATTCAGTACCTGGCTTCCAGGAACACATTATTCAACCTCAGTAATTTTTTGGACAAAAGTGGTTTACAAG GCTATGATATGTCTACTTTCATTCGGCGGTATAGCCGTTATCTTAATGAAAAGGCTGTGTCCTACAGGCAGGTTGCATTCGACTTCACTAAAGTGAAGAGGGG GGCAGATGGTGTTATGAGAACCATGAACACAGAGAAGCTGCTGAAGACTCTCCCCATCATCCAGAATCAGATGGACTCGCTTCTTGACTtcaat GTAAATGCAAACGAGCTCACAAATGGAGTCATCAATGCCGCCTTCATGCTCTTGTTTAAAGACGCCATCCGGCTGTTTGCTGCCTACAATGAAGGGATCATCAACTTGCTCG AGAAGTACTTTGATATGAAGAAAGCCCAGTGTAAAGAAGGACTTGACATCTACAAGAAATTCCTCACCCGTATGACGAGAATCTCAGAGTTCCTCAAAGTTGCCGAG CAAGTGGGCATTGACCGAGGCGATATACCAGACTTGTCTCAG GCTCCCAGTAGTCTCCTGGATGCACTGGAGCAGCACTTGGCATCACTAGAGGGAAAAAAGGTTAAGGACTCGACGGCAGCCAGCAG ggCCAGCACACTGTCCAACGCTGTCTCCTCTCTGGCAAACACGGGCATATCTTTCACCAAAGTGGATGAGAGGGAAAAGCAGGTAGCCCTAGAGGAGGAACAAGCTCGCTTAAGAACGCTTAAG GAGCAGCGCCTGAAAGAACTCTCCAAAAAGCCTTCCACATCCTCAACCACAGCAGCCTCTCCTGTATCTACAGCCTCTGGCAGCATCATCACTGCTCCAGCAATTGACCTGTTCTCTACACCCAGCTCCACCAACAG TGCTTCAAAGGTGCCAAATGATCTGCTAGATCTGCAGCCAGCATTCCAGCCGTCTCTGTCTCTTCCAACTGCTCTGCCTGTAGCTAACTCATGGGGAG ATCCTTTCACTTCTTCAGAGAGTGTCGATGACTCCATTCCAAACTTTAATCCTTTCCTTTCCAAACCTGTCGATGCTGTTCCTCCACCTCCTCTGTCTTCAGATGCTGTTAGTTTTCCTTCTAGGACTCCCAGTCATGAAATGTTTAGTG ACTCGTTCTGCTCCTCGGCCCCCTACTCTAAGACCTCACTGTTCCACTCCGAGCCTTCCGCAGTAGCTGGACTATTTGGAG GGTTTTCAGCATCTCCCATCCCTCAACCAGCCAGCTCTTCTGGCCTTAGCGTTGACTTTGACTCTGTGTTCGGCAATAAATCCACTGTTAACAGCACAGACGCTGCTG ATGATGTTTTAGGTGGTATCCTGAAACCAACAGTAACTTCTCCGAGCCAGGGCATGCCACCCATTGCCGAACTGTCTGGCAAACTTGTGTCTGATGACCTTGAATCCTCTCTGGCCAACCTTGTGGGCA atctgGATATTGGAAATGGCACAACAAAAAA TGACATTTACTGGAGTCAGCCTGGTGAGAAGAAATTAACAGGTGGAACCAACTGGCAACCAAAGACAGCTCCAACCACAACATGGAACCCTGCCAGTATG GCACCGTCTGTCATGGCTTTCCCTGCCACAACACCCACGGGCATGATGGGATATGTAATG CCGGCACAGATGGCTCCAGTGACCATGATGACGCAACCTACCATGATGTACACACAGCCTGTGATGAGGCCAGCTAACCCTTTTGGAGCACAG aTGCAGTTCATGTGA